A single genomic interval of Juglans regia cultivar Chandler chromosome 1, Walnut 2.0, whole genome shotgun sequence harbors:
- the LOC109010611 gene encoding calmodulin-binding transcription activator 3, with protein MADSRRYALGNQLDIEQLLLEAQHRWLRPAEICEILRNYQKFCIAPEPANMPSSGSLFLFDRKVLRYFRKDGHNWRKKKDGKTVKEAHERLKAGSIDVLHCYYAHGEENENFQRRSYWMLEDDLSHIVLVHYREVKGNRTNFNRIKETEEAIPYSQETEDILPNSEIDSSGASNFHLNNYRVPSQTTDTTSLNSVQASDYEDTESAYNHQASSGLHCFLESQQSMVEKINAGLANPYFDASSSRDFQGKLSAISRVDFVSLTLADKVKDSNNPESKHLDFALWDDILGNGTSGGEAVPLQPSFPETQPDTIGVLSKQENQILGQLFTSNLEIQEFGSHLQVQEEWQTSESKLPLDRVVQTELASEVTSKFHEDVIRANLLNSLEPCFADNDNLQNHPIQNNLQVQLSNTEHEDYLKSDRENKMANYSFAIKPPLLDGSLSEEGLKKLDSFNRWMSKELGDVNESHMQSSSGAYWDSVASESRVDGSSISSQVHLDNYILGPSLSQDQLFSIIDFSPNWAYEGSEVKVLITGRFLKSQQEAEICKWSCMFGELEVPAEVIADGVLRCHTPVHKAARLPFYVTNSNRLACSEVREFEYRVSHIKDMNVIDSYSKTSEILHMQFGKLLCLSSVCPSNSDSIGVSEKSQLSDKISSLLKEDDDEWDQMLNLVSEDYSPEKAQEKLLEKLLKEKLHVWLLQKAAEGGKGPSVLDKCGQGVLHFAAALGYDWALQPTTVAGVSVNFRDANGWTALHWAAFCGRERTVAFLISLGAAPGALTDPCPQYPSGRTPADLASANGHKGIAGYLAESALSAHLVSLKLDTKEGDAAEISGSKAVQTVSERSATPISNGELSEGLSLKDSLAAVCNATQTAARIHQVFRVHSFHQKQLKEYVCGTFGMSDEQALSLLAVKMHKSGQHDLPVHTAAIRIQKKFRSWKGRKEFLIIRERIVKIQAHVRGHQVRKNYKKITWSVGILEKIILRWRRKGSGLRGFKSEALTEGSRIQDTSSKEDDYDFLKEGRKQTEERLQKALARVKSMVRYPEGREQYSRLLNVVAEIQETKVYDGVLNSTEEAADLDDDDLIDLEALLDQDDDTCMPPTM; from the exons GTggttcactttttctttttgatcggAAGGTGCTGAGATACTTCAGAAAAGATGGTCATAActggaggaagaaaaaagatggtAAGACAGTGAAGGAAGCTCATGAGAGGCTTAAG GCTGGAAGCATTGATGTTTTGCACTGCTACTATGCCCAtggtgaagaaaatgaaaattttcaaaggCGCAGTTATTGGATGCTTGAAGA TGACCTCTCACACATAGTTCTTGTCCACTATCGGGAAGTAAAG GGCAATAGGACAAATTTTAACCGCATTAAAGAGACTGAGGAAGCTATTCCCTATTCCCAAGAAACTGAAGACATTTTACCCAACTCTGAGATTGATAGCTCTGGGGCTtctaattttcatctaaataaTTACCGAGTGCCTTCACAAACTACAGATACAACAAGCCTGAACAGTGTTCAGGCATCAGATTATGAAGACACTGAATCAG CATACAATCACCAAGCAAGCTCTGGACTCCACTGTTTCCTTGAATCACAACAGTCCATGGTGGAGAAGATTAATGCCGGACTTGCTAATCCTTATTTTGATGCATCAAGTTCAA GAGATTTTCAAGGAAAGTTGTCAGCCATTTCTAGGGTAGAttttgtctctctcactctagcAGATAAAGTGAAAGACAGCAACAATCCTGAATCAAAACACCTTGATTTTGCGTTGTGGGATGATATATTGGGAAATGGTACTTCTGGTGGTGAAGCTGTCCCTTTACAGCCATCATTTCCAGAAACACAACCTGATACCATTGGAGTCCTTTCTAAACAAGAAAACCAGATACTGGGGCAACTTTTCACTAGCAACCTTGAAATCCAGGAGTTTGGGAGTCACCTGCAGGTCCAAGAAGAGTGGCAG ACTTCTGAAAGCAAGTTGCCCTTGGATCGGGTTGTGCAGACAGAATTAGCATCTGAAGTCACTTCCAAATTTCATGAAGATGTCATCCGAGCCAATCTGCTCAATTCTCTTGAGCCTTGCTTTGCAGATAATGATAACCTACAAAATCATCCTATCCAAAATAACCTCCAAGTACAGCTTTCAAACACAGAACATGAAGATTATCTGAAATCCGATCGAGAGAACAAGATGGCCAACTACTCTTTTGCCATAAAACCACCTCTATTAGATGGCTCTCTGTCAGAAGAAGGTCTGAAGAAGCTTGACAGTTTCAATCGGTGGATGAGTAAGGAACTCGGAGATGTAAATGAGTCACATATGCAGTCCAGTTCTGGGGCCTATTGGGATAGTGTTGCGAGTGAAAGCAGGGTTGATGGATCCAGTATTTCTTCTCAAGTGCACTTGGATAACTATATTCTTGGTCCCTCTCTATCCCAGGATCAGCTTTTCAGCATAATTGATTTCTCACCAAATTGGGCATATGAAGGCTCTGAAGTTAAG GTCCTGATTACGGGGAGGTTCTTGAAGAGTCAACAAGAAGCAGAAATTTGTAAGTGGTCATGTATGTTTGGGGAATTGGAAGTTCCAGCTGAGGTTATAGCAGATGGTGTTCTACGTTGTCATACTCCTGTACATAAGGCTGCAAGGCTGCCCTTTTATGTAACGAATTCCAATAGGTTAGCATGTAGCGAAGTGAGAGAATTTGAATACCGAGTTAGCCATATAAAAGATATGAATGTTATAGATAGTTATAGTAAAACAAGTGAGATTCTTCATATGCAATTTGGAAAACTATTGTGTCTGAGCTCTGTCTGCCCTTCGAACTCTGATTCCATTGGTGTGAGTGAGAAATCCCAATTAAGCGATAAGATCAGTTCATTGTTaaaagaggatgatgatgaatgGGATCAAATGTTAAATCTTGTTTCTGAGGACTATTCTCCTGAAAAAGCACAGGAGAAGCTGCTTGAAAAGCTCCTGAAAGAAAAGTTGCATGTATGGCTCCTGCAGAAAGCAGCAGAAGGTGGAAAAGGACCTTCTGTATTAGATAAGTGTGGCCAAGGTGTGCTACATTTTGCAGCTGCTCTTGGCTATGATTGGGCCCTACAACCCACAACAGTTGCGGGTGTAAGTGTGAATTTCCGTGATGCGAATGGATGGACTGCACTTCATTGGGCTGCATTTTGTGGCAG AGAGCGCACAGTTGCTTTCCTTATCTCTCTTGGTGCTGCTCCTGGGGCGTTGACTGATCCGTGTCCCCAATATCCTTCAGGCAGAACACCTGCCGATCTAGCTTCTGCCAATGGACACAAAGGAATTGCTGGTTATCTTGCAGAATCTGCTCTGAGTGCCCACCTTGTATCCCTTAAGTTGGACACCAAGGAAGGTGATGCTGCAGAGATCTCTGGATCAAAAGCAGTACAAACAGTTTCAGAACGAAGTGCAACTCCAATCAGCAATGGGGAATTATCAGAGGGATTATCACTGAAGGATTCGTTAGCTGCTGTCTGTAATGCCACCCAAACTGCTGCTCGGATTCATCAAGTCTTTAGGGTGCATTCATTCCACCAAAAACAGTTAAAAGAGTATGTTTGTGGTACATTTGGAATGTCAGATGAACAAGCTCTTTCCTTGCTTGCTGTTAAGATGCACAAATCAGGACAACATGATCTGCCTGTGCACACTGCTGCAATTAGGATACAGAAGAAGTTCCGTAGTTGGAAGGGTAGAAAAGAATTTTTGATCATCCGGGAGCGAATTGTTAAAATTCAG GCCCATGTAAGAGGCCATCAGGTCAGGAAGAACTATAAAAAGATAACCTGGTCAGTTGGAATTTTGGAGAAGATTATTTTGCGTTGGAGACGAAAAGGAAGTGGTTTGCGTGGATTTAAATCAGAAGCACTTACTGAGGGTTCCAGAATTCAAGATACATCTTCAAAGGAGGATGACTATGATTTCCTGAAAGAAGGCCGAAAGCAAACAGAAGAGAGGTTACAAAAAGCCCTTGCTAGGGTGAAGTCCATGGTTCGGTATCCAGAGGGAAGAGAGCAATATAGTAGGCTGCTGAATGTTGTGGCTGAGATTCAGGAAACCAAG GTTTATGATGGGGTTCTAAACAGTACCGAGGAAGCGGCTGATCTTGATGATGATGACCTGATCGATCTTGAAGCATTGTTGGATCAGGATGATGACACTTGCATGCCTCCGACAATGTAG
- the LOC109010613 gene encoding ubiquitin carboxyl-terminal hydrolase 4, with protein MGAAGSKLEKALGDQFPEGERYFGLENFGNTCYCNSVLQALYFCVPFREQLLEYYANNKNIGDAEENLLTCLADLFLQISSQKKKTGVIAPKRFVQRLKKQNELFRSYMHQDAHEFLNFLLNELVDILEKEAQAVKSDPETSSPSDKAANGPKNVQANGCQKDPLVTWVHKNFQGILTNETRCLRCETVTARDETYLDLSLDIEQNSSITSCLKNFSSTETLNAEDKFFCDKCCSLQEAQKRMKIKKPPHILVIHLKRFKYIEQLGRYKKLSYRVVFPLELKLSNTMEDADSEYSLFAVVVHVGSGPNHGHYVSLVKSHNHWLFFDDENVEMIDESVVQTFFGSAQEYSSNTDHGYILFYESLGAGNRS; from the exons ATGGGTGCCGCGGGCTCCAAGCTCGAGAAGGCTCTCGGCGACCAGTTCCCCGAAGGAGAGCGCTACTTCGGTCTTGAGAATTTCGGCAATACTTGCTATTGTAACAGCGTCCTGCAG GCACTTTACTTTTGTGTCCCATTTCGTGAGCAACTGCTAGAGTATTATGCAAATAACAAAAACATTGGGGATGCAGAAGAAAATCTATTAACATGCTTAGCAGACCTATTTTTGCAG ATAAGCTCACAGAAGAAGAAAACAGGTGTCATTGCTCCAAAGCGCTTTGTACAAagattgaaaaaacaaaatgagctTTTTCGTAGCTATATGCACCAG GATGCCCATGAATTTCTGAATTTCTTGCTGAATGAGCTCGTCGACATATTGGAGAAAGAGGCCCAAGCTGTAAAAAGTGATCCAGAAACTTCATCACCTTCTGATAAAGCCGCAAATGGGCCAAAGAATGTTCAGGCTAACGGTTGTCAAAAAGACCCTTTAGTTACCTGGGTGCACAAAAATTTTCAG GGAATACTCACCAATGAAACAAGGTGCCTGCGATGTGAGACAGTGACAGCAAGGGATGAAACATATCTTGACTTGAGCCTCGATATTGAACAAAATAGCTCAATTACGAGCTGTTTGAAAAACTTCAGCTCAACAGAGACATTGAATGCAGAGGACAAATTTTTCTGTGACAAATGCTGTAG TTTGCAAGAGGCGcagaagaggatgaagataaagaagccACCTCACATATTAGTAATCCATCTGAAGCGTTTCAAATACATTGAGCAGCTGGGTCGCTACAAGAAGCTGTCTTACAGGGTTGTCTTCCCACTTGAGCTGAAGCTGAGCAACACAATGGAAGATGCAGATTCCGAGTATTCCCTCTTTGCCGTAGTTGTCCATGTTGGAAGTGGGCCCAACCATGGACACTATGTCAGCCTTGTGAAAAGCCATAACCATTGGCTATTTTTTGACGATGAAAATGTGGAGATGATTGATGAGTCCGTTGTGCAGACATTCTTCGGGTCAGCACAGGAATATTCAAGTAATACGGATCATGGGTACATTTTATTCTACGAGAGCCTGGGGGCTGGTAACAGGAGCTAA